One stretch of Poecilia reticulata strain Guanapo linkage group LG21, Guppy_female_1.0+MT, whole genome shotgun sequence DNA includes these proteins:
- the LOC103457746 gene encoding adhesion G-protein coupled receptor F1-like yields the protein MQDVLKTVDVLISDNAKESWSFLNTGETQNSSSLLLFSMETISERLNGSFTITTQRIQLKRTKFTDPISDVLNSTVTIEIPETGFDNTFITTILFSSLENVMPPRTSAFNFSLFNETSNETYPENVINAAVLLVKINEAVHNVSLSYNKLNTTLELNPQCVFWNFXLLDNLGAWDDQGCEFVSDINDTVTCTCNHLTSFSILMSTGIPEKLRJLLDIMTYXGVGISMVSLVICLIIEGIVWRPLTKNSTAFMRHVAIVNTALSLLIADICFIIGAAISKNPKENPGEDYKVPVGPCSAATFFMHFFYLAMFFWMLDSSLLLLYRSVMVFSQMSKWTMFAIGLTVGYVCPLIIAVTTVAATAPGGGYVREDQACWLNWTKSKALLALVIPALAIVVFNILVILVVLYKMLRRRSTNQADEKHALVVILRCVAILSPLFGLTWCLGIGTMVDPTNGGIHIAFAFFNSLQGFFILVFGTLFDSKIRSLILRKIPALSTTSNRTRSTSGGTSALSSVFGRRRRGRNGYNVSRVGNSNTSSSGLDSFANT from the exons ATGCAG GATGTATTGAAAACTGTTGATGTCCTCATTAGTGACAATGCMAAGGAATCTTGGAGCTTTCTGAATACAGGTGAAACCCAAAATTCCAGCTCACTATTGCTGTTTTCAATGGAGACAATTTCAGAAAGACTGAATGGTTCATTTACAATAACTACTCAACGGATTCAGCTCAAGAGAACCAAATTTACAGACCCGATCAGTGATGTACTGAACTCYACAGTTACTATAGAAATTCCAGAAACAGGTTTCGACAATACATTTATCACCACCATTCTTTTCTCCTCCTTGGAAAACGTTATGCCACCACGGACCTCTGCATTTAACTTCAGCCTTTTTAATGAAACCAGCAATGAAACTTACCCCGAGAATGTYATCAATGCTGCTGTTCTGcttgtcaaaataaatgaagcagtTCACAATGTCAGCTTAAGCTACAACAAGCTCAATACCACCCTGGAACTGAATCCTCAGTGYGTCTTCTGGAATTTTASTCTCTTAGATAATCTTGGTGCCTGGGATGACCAGGGCTgtgagtttgtttctgatataAACGATACTGTGACCTGCACCTGCAACCATCTCACATCGTTCTCAATTCTGATGTCAACTGGCATCCCTGAAAAACTAAGAWTATTACTGGATATAATGACATATWTCGGAGTTGGAATATCAATGGTCAGCTTAGTTATTTGTCTCATCATTGAAGGAATTGTATGGCGACCCCTTACCAAAAACAGCACTGCCTTTATGCGCCATGTTGCCATTGTTAACACAGCCCTGTCCTTGCTGATTGCTGACATCTGTTTCATCATTGGGGCCGCTATTTCAAAGAACCCCAAAGAAAACCCAGGCGAGGACTACAAAGTTCCAGTTGGACCATGCAGTGCAGCAACCTTCTTCATGCACTTTTTCTATCTCGCCATGTTCTTTTGGATGCTCGACTCAAGCCTGCTGCTGTTGTACCGGTCAGTCATGGTCTTCTCCCAAATGTCCAAATGGACCATGTTCGCCATTGGCTTGACTGTGGGATATGTTTGCCCTCTGATCATTGCTGTTACTACAGTAGCTGCCACTGCACCTGGGGGTGGATATGTAAGGGAAGATCAAGCTTGTTGGCTAAACTGGACAAAGTCCAAGGCCCTCCTGGCCTTAGTGATCCCTGCTTTGGCCATAGTTGTGTTCAATATTTTGGTCATTCTGGTGGTTTTGTACAAGATGCTCAGAAGACGAAGCACAAACCAGGCAGATGAGAAACACGCCTTGGTAGTCATTCTAAGATGTGTGGCTATACTGTCTCCGTTATTCGGACTGACGTGGTGTTTGGGAATTGGAACCATGGTGGACCCAACAAATGGAGGGATCCATATTGCCTTTGCTTTCTTCAACTCATTGCAG GGTTTCTTTATTTTGGTGTTTGGGACTTTGTTTGATTCCAAg ATCCGATCCctgattttaagaaaaataccAGCTCTAAGCACGACGTCCAATCGAACAAGA AGCACCAGTGGTGGAACTTCAGCTCTGAGTAGCGTTTTTGGTCGACGTCGCAGAGGAAGGA ATGGTTACAACGTTTCACGGGTTGGAAACTCAAACACCAGCAGTAGTGGATTGGATTCATTTGCCAACACCTGA